Below is a genomic region from Granulicella sp. L56.
CCATCGCCTCCCTTAGCTTCTGCACCAAACTACCCGAAGTGCCTGCTCCCACAGGCCGCATGATTATCCCGCCGCACTATCTCGGCGGGGGGCATGGCCCCATCAATCCTGCCGAAGCTCCCGTCACGCGCGTGTATGGCAACTTCGAAAGACGTGTCACCGCTGGTATGAACCAGTGGCTGGTCACCTCCAGCAAGCAGGAGGCGCAGTGCGCGCAACAGCAGATCGACACCTGGGCACAGGCTGGAGCACTGCTCGACTACACCCCAAAGGAAAGTTCGCAGGCGTGGTATCAAGTGGAGTGGACGCTCAGCGCCATCGCCACTAGCGAGTCCGTTCTCGTCAACGAACCATCGCTCGACCAGGCAGTCGTAAAACGCGACATCCAGTGGATGAACAAGGTCGCACACCGCACTGTGGAGTTCGACAAGGCTGGCAAGCAAACAAACAATCACCATTACTGGCGCGGCCTCGCGGCCGTATCGACCGGCGTCATCTCCTCCGACGACAGTCTCTTCGACTGGGGCGTGGGCGTCTACAAACAGGCCATCAACGAACTCGACCAGCGCGGCGCCTTCCCGCAGGAGATGGCCCGTCACGAGCGCGCCATCCACTATCAATCCTTCGCGCTGCAACCACTCACTCCGCTCGCATCATTTGCCGAGCAACAGCACGTTCCGCTTTACGAATACCGCTCGCCCAGCGGGCGAGCCATCCACGATGCCGTAGATTTTCTCGGCAACGCTCTGGCAGATCCGGCTATCATCAAGGCCTACACTCCCGACACACAACTGCTGGACGACGGCCCGGACTTCTTTGCCTTTGCGGAGTTCTACTCGCACTACACCGATTCCGCGCACATGCCAGCTACCATCCAGAAAGGCCTTGAACAACCCACCTTTGCCAATCGCATCGGCGGCAGCACCACTGTCCTCGCTGGGCTTGCTCACTAAAAATTGAGAGATCTTCCACGGCAGAGCTCTCAATAGCACCATTCATAATTTTTATACAAATCAAAAATACCATTCGCATGTCTTATGCTTCCAACAAGGAGCACGAGATGATCAATCGCACAAAAGCCGTCTTCGACGCCACCGCCTCTACCTACGACGCGGACCGCTCCCGCCTCATTCCTGGCTGCGATAATTTCTATCGCTGGGCGATCGATCTCATTCCTGCGGGCGCAAAGAACATCCTCGACCTCGGCGCGGGCTCCGGTCTGCTCACGATTCTTATCCGCAATCGCTTTCCCAACGCGCGTATTCATCTCATCGACTTCTCCACTCCCATGCTCTCGCTCGCGGGCGACCGCCTCGGCAACGACCGCAACATCACCTATCAGCACGCTAACTACGTCACTGAATCGTTGCCGGAAAAACTCTGCGCTGTCGTCTCCTCGCTCTCCATCCACCACCTCGACAACGCCGACAAGCGCGGCCTCTTCAAAAAGATCTACACCTCGCTGCTCCCCAACGGTGTCTTCATCAATGCCGAACAAGTGGCCGGTCCCACGCCCGCGCTCGATGAGCGTTACAAAGTCCTTTGGCTTCAGCAAGTCCGTGCCTCCGGAGCCAGCGAGCCGCAGATCACCGCATCGCTCTTTCGTCAGCAGGAAGACCGTTGCGCCACCGTCGCCGACCAACTCCTCTGGCTCCGCGAAGCAGGCTTCGCCGACGCCGATTGCTGGTTCAAGGACAACCGTTTCGCCGTCATGGCAGGCACGCGAGCATAGCAACCAGGGGCTGCGCCACGAATTGAGCGACCGCAGCCCAGTCCAGCGCGTCTAAACTGTAGACAGCCCTATGAAGCGCATCCGCTATACCAAGTTCACCGGCGATCTATCCTCCAGCTTCGGGCTGGAGGACCTCATGCAGGCCCTCTCCGACTTTCTGCTCGACTCCGGCTTCAACGATCCCTACTCCGAGTTTCAGAACTTCAACGACCAGACCCTCGACAATCTGCGCGACGCCATCAAGCAGGCTCTCGAATCGGGCGACCTCTTCGACGAAGAGGCACAGGAGAAGTTCGACCAGCTTAACGCCGATCAGGTCGAAGACCTGGTCGATCAGATCATTCAGAAGATGCAGGAGCAAAATTTCATCAACGCCGAGATGCCCGAACAGGGCAGCGGCGAGCAAGGCGAAGGCAACTCCCAAGCCCGCTTCGAGGTCACCGACAAGTCAATGGACTTCCTCGGCTACAAAGCACTCCGCGAACTCCTCGGCCCTCTCGGCAAATCCAACCTCGGCCGCCACGACACCCGCCACGAGGCCTCCGGCGTCGAGACCAACGGCAGCAGCAAGCTCTACGAGTTCGGCGACACCCTCAACCTCGACCTCACCGCCACCCTCTCCAGCGTCTTCGCCCGCGAGGGCATCCGTACCGCCGTCGAAGGCGAAGAAAACACGCCCCTCAACATCGAGTACAGCGATCTGCACGTCCAGCAGGCCGACTACACCTCAAGCTGCGCCACCGTCGTCCTGCTCGACTGCTCGCACTCGATGATCCTCTACGGCGAAGATCGTTTTACTCCTGCAAAAAGAGTAGCCATGGCGCTCGCCCATCTCATTCGGACTCAGTTCCCCGGCGACACACTCAACGTCGTTCTCTTTCACGACAGCGCCGAAGAGATTCCCATCTCGCAGCTCTCCCGCGTCAAGGTCGGGCCGCACTACACCAACACTCGCGAAGGCCTACGCCTCGCCCAGCGCATCCTCGCCCGTCAGACCAAGGACATGAAGCAGATCGTCATGATCACCGACGGCAAGCCCAGCGCGCTCACTCTCGCCGACGGACGCATCTACAAAAATGCCTTTGGCCTCGATCCTCTCGTCATCGAAGAAACTTTGCAAGAGGTCAGCCGCTGCAAGCGCAGCAACATCATGATCAACACCTTCATGCTCGCCAGCGACTTCGCCCTCGTCCAGTTCGTCCAAAAAGTCTCAGCCATGTGCCGCGGCAAAGCTTACTTCACCAGCCCTGAAAATCTCGGCAACTATCTCCTCATGGACTTCATGTCACGTCGCATGAAGACCGTCCACTAACATAAAGAGTATGGACATCGGCTGGGCACACACAGGAACGTCGATCGTCGCCTCCTTCCTCGCCTCGCTCGTCGAGTGCGTCGAAGCCCTCACCGTCATTCTCGCCGTAGGTAGCGTACGCGGCTGGCGCTCTGCTCTGATCGGGAGTGCTGCAGCCATCGCGATCCTTCTCCTCATCGTCGCCGCACTCGGCACCGCGCTCACCAGCATTCCTCTGCCCATCATCCAGCTCGTCGTCGGCACGCTCCTGCTTCTCTTCGGTCTTCGCTGGCTGCGCAAGGCAATTCTTCGCTCCGCCGGACTCATACCGCTTCACGACGAGCAGGCAGCCTTTGCAAAGAACACAGAGACCATGCGCCGCCTCGACACTGGCCACGCCACATGGGACAAGGTCGCCTTCGCCGCCGCCTTCAACATCACCATGCTCGAAGGCACCGAGGTTGTCTTCATCGTCATCGCCATCGGAGCGGGCAGTACGGGAATGCTGCTCCCGGCAAGCCTCGGAGCCGTTGCCGCGCTCCTCGTCGTCATTGTCCTCGGTCTCATCCTGCACCGCCCACTCGCGCGCGTCCCGGAAAACACGCTTAAGTTCACCGTCGGCGTCCTGCTCTCGGCCTTCGGAACCTTCTGGGTCGGAGAAGGCATGCACCTCGCATGGCCCGCAGCCGACTGGTCGATTCTCGCCCTCATCGCCGTCTATCTCGCCATCGCTCTGCTCATGGTGCCGATCTGCCGCAGCCAGTCGCGGGCTCCTGCATTCAGCGAGAGGCAGTCATGAAGTGGATCAAAACCATTCTCCGCGAAATCTACGGCCTCTTCGTCGACGACGGTGCCTTCGCTCTCGCCATTCTCATCTGGCTGAGCTTCATGCGCTGGACGGCCTCACATCTCCAGCTCCCACCGGCCACATCAGCGATCATCCTCTTCGCTGGACTCGCCCTCATCCTCATCGAGAGCGCAGTTCGTTATGCCCGGCACAAACGACAGCCCATCCGCAAAGAATAGCTCCCTGCAACAGGCGATACTCTAAATACAACGTACTGAAGTTTTAGAGCAAGATCCTAACCTCGCAATCAGAATGGTCTCCATGTCCACACGCCCGCAACACGCCTACACCGGCCCCGCGCTCCCCATCATCCCCGAGCCCACGCACGCCGAGCGCTCCCGCACTCTCCTCCATCTCAATTCGCTCGCAACGCTCTCCACCCTCTCGCGCAAGCAGCCCGGCTTCCCCTTCGGCTCGCTCATGCCCTACGCGCTCGACGATGCAGGCCGCCCACTCTTTCTCATCAGCAACATGGCCATGCACACGCAAAATATCAAAGTCGACTCGCGCGCCAGCCTCTTTGTCACGCAGCCCGCAGCCGACGGCGATCCCCTCGGCGCAGCGCGAGCGACCCTCATCGGCAACATCCTTCAAGTCCCCGAGGAAGACAAAGCCGCCGTCCGCGAGCTTTACCTCGCTCGTCACGAAAACTCGCGCTACTGGGTCGACTTCGCCGACTTCTCCTTCTTCCGCATGGATATCCTTGATCTCTACTACGTCGGCGGCTTCGGCGTCATGGGCTGGGTCACCGCATCGGACTACGCCCTCTCTGCCACCGATCCCCTCGCCGACTCCGCGCAAGGCATCCTCGCCCACATGAACGCCGACCACGTCGACGCAATGATCCTCCTCGCCCGTACCCACTCCCAACTCGAAGCCACCGAAGCTACCATGACCGCAGTCGATCGCCTCGGCTTCCATCTCCGCCTCAAAACCACCGAAGGCATGAAAGGTACACGCATTAATTTCCCTAACGAGGTCCGCACTCCCGTCGAAACCCGCACCGCTCTCGTCGAGATGGTCCGTCACGCCCGTCAGAACATCTAATCTCAAAGCATGGCGAATATCACCGAATCAGTGCCTTCCAAAACCAGCCGCTACGCCCACGCATGGCGAGCGCTGCGCCATCGCAACTTCCGTCTCTTCTTCACTGGGCAAAGCATCTCGCTCATCGGCACATGGATGACGCGCATCGCCACCAGTTGGCTCGTCTATCGCCTCACCGGATCAGCGCTTCTCCTCGGCGTAGTCGGCTTCGCCGGACAGATTCCCACTTTCCTCTTCGCGCCCTTCGCAGGTGTTCTCGTTGATCGCATCAACCGCCGCAACCTCCTCGTCTGGACACAAGTCCTCGCAGGTGTTCAATCCCTAGCCATGGCCGCGCTTACCCTCGCCAAGGTCATCACCATCCACGAGATCATCGCCCTCAGCGCCTTTCAGGGACTCATCAACGCCTTCGACATGCCCGGCCGCCAATCCTTCCTCGTTCAGATGGTGGAAGATAAGCAGGACCTCGGCAACGCCATCGCTCTCAACTCGTCCATGGTGAACACGGCGCGCCTCATCGGCCCTGCGCTCGCCGGCATCGTCATCGCGGCGGTAGGCGAAGGCTACTGTTTCGCCATTGATGGGTTCAGCTACATTGCAGTTGTCGTCTCTCTGCTCATGATGCAGGTGCCTGCCGCCACCATCAAACGTGCCACCACCTCTATGTTCGAGCAGCTCAAAGAAGGCTGGTCCTACGTCACCGCCTTCAGCCCCATCCGCACCATCCTGACCCTCTTTGCCCTGATCAGCCTCATGGGCATGCCCTTCATCGTCCTTATGCCTATCTTCGCTTCGCAGGTGCTACACGGCGGCCCGCACACCCTCGGCTATCTCATGGGAGCATCAGGCGTAGGAGCGCTCATCTCTGCCATCTCTCTGGCTCTCAGAAAATCAGTCCGCGGGCTCACCACCATGATCCAGCTCTCCGCCTTCCTCTTCGGCACTGGTCTTATCCTCTTCGGACTCTCCCACCATCTTGTTCTTTCACTGCTTCTCATGCTCGTCGTCGGTTTCGGAATGATGCAGGGACTCGCCGCCAGCAACACCGTCATCCAAACCCTCGTTCCTGAAGACAAGCGTGGACGCGTCATGAGCTACTACACCATGGCCTTCGTCGGCATGGCGCCCTTCGGCAGCCTGCTCGCGGGATTCCTCGCCCACCGTGTCGGCGCTCCTCACGCCGTCATGATCACCGGCACCTTCTGCATCATCGGAGCCGCCTGGTTCACCACCCAGCTTAAGGCCATCCGCCAGGTCATGCGTCCCATCTACATCGACATGGGCATCATGCAAAATCCGATGGAGCCCGCTATGGAAGACCACGCCGGCAGCAACTAGCCATCAGACATCAGGGCTTGTCTTTCCCCTTCTTGTTCTTATGCCCGAAGTCCAACCCGAACTTCGGTGCCCCATTCGTGCCTGTAATTTTTACCGGTATGTTCGTCCCTACGCCGTTATTACTGAAGAACGGATCAACCGGCTTCAGCAGCCACGACTTCCATCTCGTAGCCACCATCTGCGACAACTTCGCCTCCGTCTGCACATTGCCGGTGAAATCAAATACCTTTCCGTCCAGCGAGTACACACCGCTCAATTGCACCTTTCCGCCCGGCAAGATATATAGCAGGTTTGAGAAGTGCAGCTTCCCCTCACCCATCACAAACTTCCCCTGCATCTGCGAGTGAACATCCGCTGCGCCCGGCTTTGCATCCTTTGGATCGCCCTGTGCGCGCAGACTCAACATGTCGACTTTGTCTTCCACCTCGGGATTCGTGAAATGAATCTGCCGCAGCATAAAACCACCCTGCAATCCAAGCTTCTGTGAAACACTCTCTTTTCCCGGACGAATATGCAGCTTCGCCTTCATGGCCACCTGTCCCGTCATCACCACAGGTTCCGTCTTCACCGCAAGCTGTAGAAAGTCCTGAATCCGCCCATTCGGTACATTCACATCCAGATCGATGATGTGCCCCTTCCCTTTCACATTCACAATGGCGCCGCTGCACGAAAACTCCGATCCGCCCAGCTTCGCCTCCACCGGCTGCAGATAAGTGTCGCCGCTCAATCCATCCACAATCGCGTGAAATTTCGTATGCAACAGCATTCCATGGTTCGCCGTATCAATCGAAAAGTCCGGCACCTCCGCTGTCCCATCTACTTCAATGCGGTCGAGCTGCCCTTTGAAATCACCCACCGAAGAGAGCATCCCGCTGATGCCTTTGATCGTATTCAAATCAGCATGGTCAAACGTATAGTGTCCCGTCACCGTCGAGTCTCCCGGACTCTCCACATTCCACGGCCCAAATGTTCCGACGGCATGGATATCGCCCTTCGGCACTGCATTCACCAGCGTCGCATCATAACGCCACGGACGGTTCGGACCAACATCGTGCATCACAATCTGCTGCAGTTCAAAGTCCTTCGGATCTTTATTCGGCTTGGCCGTGCCGATCACCAGCTTCGAATCGTCGACGACAATCTCATCCACCACAATCTTGATCTTGCCCATCTTCCGCTTCGGCCCGTGCCCCTGCTGTCGCATCTCGCGCGGAGGAATATTGATCGACATGCCGCTCACATGCACCGTCCCTACATGCATCGGCTTGATGAACAGCCCAGACAGCGGCGCATGAAACGAAAAATGATTCAGCGAAATCAGAGGCTTCGTTGCTCCTGCGGCGACTACATCATCCGGCGGAAAGATTCGCAGCCCATCCCCTGAAACTTCAAGCCCACGCAGCACCGATACCTGAAATTTATCCAACTCCACCCGGCTCTTGAACCGCGTGCTCAGCGTCTCGATCACCCGCCCCTTAAGAATGGGCCCCGCGCGATGCAGCATCACGTCCGCAACGACCACCACCACGATGACGGCAATCAAACCAGAGACAGCAATCCATCCCAACAATCCACGCCTGCTCTTTCTCTTCCCGCTATCGTTCACGGCTTCTTCTTTCCTCAATCAAAATCTTCAGCCAAATCTTTCAGATGCATAAAGGCAGCCATAAGTCGCAGGTCTACATTTCTATCTCTACGATTTTGATGGACATTTCTCTTCTCGACCCCGCATACTAAGCCTCACAAAAATCAGCGAGGACACGGGAATGACTCCAGACAGATCCAAACCCGGAATCCAGCAACTCAAGCACGTCGTCGTTCTTATGATGGAGAACCGCTCCTTCGACCACATGCTCGGCGCCCTCAAAGCACCCATCGACGGTCTCACCGGCAACGAGACCAATCCCGACACCACCGGCGCTCAGGCCTCCGTCTTACCGCAAGCCGAATATCAAAGTCAGCTCGATCCCGATCCAAATCATCACTTCGCAGCCGTCAACTTGCAGATCTTCGGCGACCCAGCCAAGGGACCGCCACTCCCCCCTACCATGCAAGGCTTTGTGCGTAGCTACTACACCCAACAGCAAAACGTCAGCCACTCACAAAAAATCCTCTACTACTTCACCCCGGACAAGCTCCCCGTCCTCACCACCCTAGCCACCGAGTACGCCGTCTTCAACCGCTGGTTCGCCTCCATCCCCGGTCCTACTATCTGCAACCGCGCCTTCGCTCACTACGGCACCTCCTTCGGTCAGGTCAGCATGGACCTCTTCTACGTCGGCAAACAATACAAGAGCATCTACGACCGCCTGCTCGCCGCCAACCACACCGTCAAGCTCTTCTACTACGATCAGGCCAGCTCCACCATGGAGGTCGTCAACCTACTCCAGAATGAGCCCAGCCTCTTCGGCACCTTTCCCGACTTCCTCCGTGCCTGCGACGACAACGCGCTCCCCGACTACTGCTTCATCGAGCCCAACTACACCGACCATGACGCACCCGACGGCAGCGGCGAAGCCATCGCCTGCGATCAGCATCCCGACCACGACGTCCGCGCTGGCGAACAGTTCATCGCTACCGTCTACAATAAGATCCGCAACAACCCCAAGCTCTGGCCCAACACCGCCATCCTCATCGTCTACGACGAGCACGGCGGCATCTACGACCACGTTCCACCACCCGCCTGCACCCCCGATGGCTTCGTCGCCCAACCCGCAGACACCGGAACCCTCGACGCGTTTCACTTCGACCGCCTCGGCGTCCGCGTCCCCGCTATCCTCGTCTCTCCCTGGGTGCAAAAAGGGGTTGTCATTAACGACGTTTTCGAACACGCCTCCATCCCTGCCACCATCACCGATTTCTTCATCGGCCCCTACGACGCCCGCTCCCCTCGCGAGAAAGTTGCCAACACCTTCCTCGATCAACTCTCGCTTGACGCCATGCGCAGCGACGACGACTGCCCCAGCTTTCAACTCGGATAACCCACAGGAGCCGCCACCATGGCCACCATTCGTGTTCCCGGGCCCCCTCCAGAAGCATTCCGAAAGAACCGTCCAATCTCCGACCTCATCAAGTCGCAGATCAAGCACTTCCAGCATCTCGAACACAAACTGCAGCTCACGCTGCCCACAAAATTTCTCCCCCACGACCTCACCACCGAGGCCGCCGCATCGCAGTACATCGCCGAGATGACCTCCGCCCTTCGCAATCGCACGCCGTCTGCGCAACCAGTGCCCACAACCATCCGTGTTGTGCCATCGCCAAAGCCTGACACCACTCCCGCTGCAAGAACTGCAACTCCGGTTCCTCTCAAGTCCACTCGCCAATCAAACGGAATCGCCATAGCTGCCTCCGCGTCAAAGAAGTCACGCGCAAAAAAACACGCACCAGCGAAACACGCGAAGAAGAAATCATGACCGCCTTTATGCGTTCACTTCTACTTGCTGGGCTGATGCTCGCCGTGCTGCCTGCACATCCGCAGTCCGGCAACGAGGG
It encodes:
- a CDS encoding alginate lyase family protein gives rise to the protein MSTRFVEKCTIIALAFACTAAFAAEHVANPKASYIDVQQRHAQLASNTDPRIAKAIASLSFCTKLPEVPAPTGRMIIPPHYLGGGHGPINPAEAPVTRVYGNFERRVTAGMNQWLVTSSKQEAQCAQQQIDTWAQAGALLDYTPKESSQAWYQVEWTLSAIATSESVLVNEPSLDQAVVKRDIQWMNKVAHRTVEFDKAGKQTNNHHYWRGLAAVSTGVISSDDSLFDWGVGVYKQAINELDQRGAFPQEMARHERAIHYQSFALQPLTPLASFAEQQHVPLYEYRSPSGRAIHDAVDFLGNALADPAIIKAYTPDTQLLDDGPDFFAFAEFYSHYTDSAHMPATIQKGLEQPTFANRIGGSTTVLAGLAH
- a CDS encoding trans-aconitate 2-methyltransferase, which encodes MINRTKAVFDATASTYDADRSRLIPGCDNFYRWAIDLIPAGAKNILDLGAGSGLLTILIRNRFPNARIHLIDFSTPMLSLAGDRLGNDRNITYQHANYVTESLPEKLCAVVSSLSIHHLDNADKRGLFKKIYTSLLPNGVFINAEQVAGPTPALDERYKVLWLQQVRASGASEPQITASLFRQQEDRCATVADQLLWLREAGFADADCWFKDNRFAVMAGTRA
- a CDS encoding VWA domain-containing protein gives rise to the protein MKRIRYTKFTGDLSSSFGLEDLMQALSDFLLDSGFNDPYSEFQNFNDQTLDNLRDAIKQALESGDLFDEEAQEKFDQLNADQVEDLVDQIIQKMQEQNFINAEMPEQGSGEQGEGNSQARFEVTDKSMDFLGYKALRELLGPLGKSNLGRHDTRHEASGVETNGSSKLYEFGDTLNLDLTATLSSVFAREGIRTAVEGEENTPLNIEYSDLHVQQADYTSSCATVVLLDCSHSMILYGEDRFTPAKRVAMALAHLIRTQFPGDTLNVVLFHDSAEEIPISQLSRVKVGPHYTNTREGLRLAQRILARQTKDMKQIVMITDGKPSALTLADGRIYKNAFGLDPLVIEETLQEVSRCKRSNIMINTFMLASDFALVQFVQKVSAMCRGKAYFTSPENLGNYLLMDFMSRRMKTVH
- a CDS encoding COG4280 domain-containing protein; this encodes MDIGWAHTGTSIVASFLASLVECVEALTVILAVGSVRGWRSALIGSAAAIAILLLIVAALGTALTSIPLPIIQLVVGTLLLLFGLRWLRKAILRSAGLIPLHDEQAAFAKNTETMRRLDTGHATWDKVAFAAAFNITMLEGTEVVFIVIAIGAGSTGMLLPASLGAVAALLVVIVLGLILHRPLARVPENTLKFTVGVLLSAFGTFWVGEGMHLAWPAADWSILALIAVYLAIALLMVPICRSQSRAPAFSERQS
- a CDS encoding HugZ family protein — its product is MSTRPQHAYTGPALPIIPEPTHAERSRTLLHLNSLATLSTLSRKQPGFPFGSLMPYALDDAGRPLFLISNMAMHTQNIKVDSRASLFVTQPAADGDPLGAARATLIGNILQVPEEDKAAVRELYLARHENSRYWVDFADFSFFRMDILDLYYVGGFGVMGWVTASDYALSATDPLADSAQGILAHMNADHVDAMILLARTHSQLEATEATMTAVDRLGFHLRLKTTEGMKGTRINFPNEVRTPVETRTALVEMVRHARQNI
- a CDS encoding MFS transporter, translating into MANITESVPSKTSRYAHAWRALRHRNFRLFFTGQSISLIGTWMTRIATSWLVYRLTGSALLLGVVGFAGQIPTFLFAPFAGVLVDRINRRNLLVWTQVLAGVQSLAMAALTLAKVITIHEIIALSAFQGLINAFDMPGRQSFLVQMVEDKQDLGNAIALNSSMVNTARLIGPALAGIVIAAVGEGYCFAIDGFSYIAVVVSLLMMQVPAATIKRATTSMFEQLKEGWSYVTAFSPIRTILTLFALISLMGMPFIVLMPIFASQVLHGGPHTLGYLMGASGVGALISAISLALRKSVRGLTTMIQLSAFLFGTGLILFGLSHHLVLSLLLMLVVGFGMMQGLAASNTVIQTLVPEDKRGRVMSYYTMAFVGMAPFGSLLAGFLAHRVGAPHAVMITGTFCIIGAAWFTTQLKAIRQVMRPIYIDMGIMQNPMEPAMEDHAGSN
- a CDS encoding AsmA-like C-terminal region-containing protein, which gives rise to MRKEEAVNDSGKRKSRRGLLGWIAVSGLIAVIVVVVVADVMLHRAGPILKGRVIETLSTRFKSRVELDKFQVSVLRGLEVSGDGLRIFPPDDVVAAGATKPLISLNHFSFHAPLSGLFIKPMHVGTVHVSGMSINIPPREMRQQGHGPKRKMGKIKIVVDEIVVDDSKLVIGTAKPNKDPKDFELQQIVMHDVGPNRPWRYDATLVNAVPKGDIHAVGTFGPWNVESPGDSTVTGHYTFDHADLNTIKGISGMLSSVGDFKGQLDRIEVDGTAEVPDFSIDTANHGMLLHTKFHAIVDGLSGDTYLQPVEAKLGGSEFSCSGAIVNVKGKGHIIDLDVNVPNGRIQDFLQLAVKTEPVVMTGQVAMKAKLHIRPGKESVSQKLGLQGGFMLRQIHFTNPEVEDKVDMLSLRAQGDPKDAKPGAADVHSQMQGKFVMGEGKLHFSNLLYILPGGKVQLSGVYSLDGKVFDFTGNVQTEAKLSQMVATRWKSWLLKPVDPFFSNNGVGTNIPVKITGTNGAPKFGLDFGHKNKKGKDKP
- a CDS encoding alkaline phosphatase family protein; amino-acid sequence: MTPDRSKPGIQQLKHVVVLMMENRSFDHMLGALKAPIDGLTGNETNPDTTGAQASVLPQAEYQSQLDPDPNHHFAAVNLQIFGDPAKGPPLPPTMQGFVRSYYTQQQNVSHSQKILYYFTPDKLPVLTTLATEYAVFNRWFASIPGPTICNRAFAHYGTSFGQVSMDLFYVGKQYKSIYDRLLAANHTVKLFYYDQASSTMEVVNLLQNEPSLFGTFPDFLRACDDNALPDYCFIEPNYTDHDAPDGSGEAIACDQHPDHDVRAGEQFIATVYNKIRNNPKLWPNTAILIVYDEHGGIYDHVPPPACTPDGFVAQPADTGTLDAFHFDRLGVRVPAILVSPWVQKGVVINDVFEHASIPATITDFFIGPYDARSPREKVANTFLDQLSLDAMRSDDDCPSFQLG